A window of Bacillus toyonensis BCT-7112 genomic DNA:
TTTCCCATACATCTAAAACAGTTAATTGTTTGTCATCAAAATATATTCCTTTCTCTATCTCTGTAATCATTGTTGCAGCAGCATTTTGGGCTTCTTTTTTTGTTCTAAATCCACTTTTACTTTTTTGCTGTCGTTTTCCTGTGGTGGGATCTATACCGATATCTATCGTAAAAGACCACGCATTTCCACGTTTACGGAAACTTCCTTTCATATTCAATACCTCCTGTATCGTTATTTTTGAAAGTTACAGTATTGTGATATTTGATTCTGTAATTTACTTGCTAATAATTGATTTTTATAACGTAAAAGCCTTTTTTCAGCAAATTGTGTTGTTACATTGAATTTTTCAGAGATTATATATGCTTTTAACTGTAGGGGAGGAAGCTTTCGTAACATAAAAGTAGGTACACAAAATTGTTGTGCGAAGTTTTTAGCCTTTGCTTCTTGGTACTCCAGAAACATTTGATGCATTAATAATTGATTACCAGTATGAAATAGGATGTGACAGGTCTCATGGCCAAAATCCTCCCATTGTTCTTGCTGAGAGATACGATTATCAAGAACTAAGTTAGCTATTTGATTTCTTTCCATTGCATGACTTCCAAACGGAGCAAAGTACAGCAAAATGTTTAGCTTTTTCGCAATCTCCATCATATCAATTTGCTCGGGAACAAAAATAGATAAGGATTGGTACAAGTGCTGGATATAGTCTTCAAGTTGTGTATTGTAATAGGGTTGCGATTGAAACAAAATTTACACTCCATTCAAATAAAATAAGAACATTCGTTCTTATTTTATAATGGAAAAGTAAAAATTGGAAGGCAAACTTATAAGATAGGGTATCGATATAATTATAATCCACTATCTATTAACAACTTAAGGAACTGGCTATATGTGAGAGGAAGTATCCGTTATGCGAACAGTAATAATTCCTCAATAAGAATATAATTATACAGAAAGTAGGAGTAGCTTTAGGTATATTCAAAATTTTAAATCATTTAGAGTTTTATATATATTAGACATACGCTTGAATTCAGGTAATTAGCAGATAAAATGAGGGTAATATTAGAGGTGTAATACTTGTCCTATCAGATTAGTACATATAACTATAAAGTGTTATATTCTTATTTAATAATTTAAAAAGGAAATGAATAAACAAAAATAACTACACTTATTGAGTTTTTTTGCTTATTCATATAATTAACGTTTGTTTTCTTTTTGTTTGATAAATTCCCAAAATTGTTTAAGTTCTTCTTGTTTCTCTGGAGAGGCGTCTTTAATATCTTTAAACCAGAGACCTAAGTTTTGATCTTCAAAAAGATTTTCCACAAATAATCTATTATTAGAATCACTTTCTCTTCCTAGAAGATAGTCAGAAGAAACGTTAAAAATGTCAGCGGCTTTGCTAATTAAGGAGTCCTCAATAGGTCTTTTTCCACTTTCAATTCTGGATAGCACACTGTTATTAATCCCCATTTTTTTTGCGAATTCTATTTGTGACCATTTTCTTTTTTCACGTAATTGCTTTATTCGATAGCCAATTGTGGATTCTGACATTTTTTCACCAACTTCCTAAAAACATTATTATGTCAAATTTAAGATTATCTAAAGGTATTTTATCATTTTTTCCAAAATGGAAAAAGCGATTTGTTGAAATAGCAAAAAAAGCTTGACTTTGCTATAATAGCAAAATATTATATAGGTATACATTTGCTATTTTAGCAAAAAAGGAGATGGGAGTTTGGAGAAGTTAAATTTGGATTTTATTCAAAATAGACGTTTGGAACTACAGATTACGTTGTTAGATCTAGCAGAAGTGCTTGGTTTTAAGAATGCTTCTACGTATATGAAATACGAAAAAGGAAAGTATATGTTTAAGGCAAATCATTTGCCATTCATAGCAAAAGTATTAGATTGCAATATAGAGGATCTTTTTTTAAAATAAAATTTGCTAAAATAGCAAAATAAGGAGAGAGCTATGATCAATTTCGACATTGAATCATTCCGTCAAATCATCCGTGAAGAAGTGCAAAAAGCAACTGAGCATCTTCAACCAATGAAAGAATTACCACCATTTTTAACTATTACAGAATTAATGGAACTATTACATATTAAACGTACTAAAGCATCTGAGTTATTAAACCGTTCTGATTTTCCAGTATGTCGCGAAGCAGGAGTTCTTATTCCTACACATCTTTTTTTTAAGTGGATGGAAAACCACACTGAATGGGTAGAAAACAATACAGAGTATTACAATCCATTTAAAGAATCCGTCTAATAATAAATTACCATAGTAAGTTGTCACAAATAAATATTGCTTTAGGTACGAATGGGGGAAGTAAACGATGTCCATAGGAAAAGAAGTTGCTATGGCACGCAAACGAAAGGGAATCACCCAAGAGCAACTCTCCTTAGAAATCCCAGTGAGTCGTGAGTCACTAGCAAAATATGAAACTGAACAACGACGCTTACCAGAAGATTTACGAAAATGCATTACAGAAGGAATTGATGATCCACAGTTATTTTTTAAAATGTGGAATGAAGCAACAGGTCATGTAAGTGTCCCATTCTTTAATGGAGAGAATATAGATCTTCATCCTACAAGCATGAGGTACATGGTCAATCAAGAAATAAATGAAGCTTTGAAACAACTCGATACGGTATGTTGGTTTAAGCCTTCACAAACTTGGTCCGAAAGTGAGAAAGAAGATTTGAAAAAGGTAATGCATGAAATCTTGGATGCTACAGGTTCGATGATGAGCCTCGTAGCGGTCCTATGTGATCAATATGGTATTTCGATGAAAGAAGTCTTTAAGTACTGGAAAGTATCATTACGAGCTAGGAAGTATATAAAAGCTTAATTTAATTATTTTATTGTGGAGGTTTAAGTTATGACAATTGATTATGCAAGTCCAACTTTAAATCAATATAAAACGCTAATTCGTAAGGAAGCAAATTTATATGGTGATATTCGAATTGCATCAGTTTGTGGAGACTATAGGAAAGCAAAAAAACTAAAGCAAGAGAAGAAGTTGATGGAGATAAGAATTCGAATTATAGAAGCAGCGTTCGTTTTGAAAAACAAAAATAAAAAAGAAAAGACTACCGCATAGCCCGCGATAGCCAAGAAAATTAACATATGAATTATAGCATACTACAATTTAATGCGACAAGCAATTGTGCTTGTCGTTATGATCAGAAAGGCTGAGCCCCCATTTTTTAATAGATTCTGCTTCTTCTTTCTGTTCATAACGATGCGTACAGTATCAAATTACTAGAAATGAGGAATAAGTCATGAAATCAGAATGTAATCGTCTGTTCGACTTAGTTCTACCAGGTGATTTTGCTTTTGCAAATGAATTACATAACTGCATGGTGACATGTATACATAACATGTTCAATGCTGGTTCATTAGAGGAAGTAAACCATTGGGAGAAGGAATTAAATAGATGCGCAAAAGAATTCAAGAGCCTTCGTAATGAAAAAGAGGATCACGATGTATCAAAGAGTTATCGTGTAGTTGTGAAAAGCCTTCAAGGGCAGGGGGTTAATGCATCATTAGTTAGTCGAAGAAAATAAAAAATCTATCACTTGGCAGAGTGATAGATTTTAGACTCTTATAGAGAGTCTTTCTAAAAATAGAATTGGATTAAGTATATCAAAGCAAATCAAGTAAAACAATGGAGGATGAATAATATGGCAGTTTATAGACCTGTTCAAGTTTCATATTGGCAAGATGCTTTCGTTTTAGATCTTACACCGGAGGAAAAATACTTCTACTTATACTTAATGACTAATAGCAAAACTTCTCAGAGTGGTATCTATGAGCTGCCATTACGAGTGATAGAAATGGATACAGGGTATAACCGTGAAACGGTTGAGAAGCTGCTAGAGCGGTTTGCTGATTATGGGAAAATTTATTACAACAAAAAGACGAAAGAAATTATGTTGCTTAATTGGCTTAAATTCAATGCTATTACAAATTTGAATATTGAAAAGTGTGTGTTAAAAGAAATCCAGAATATTAAGTGTGAAGATTTTTTAATTGATTTTTATGAGACATGTTTAGATTTAGAACAGCAGCAAGATTTTAAAATTCCCCGTATTAAGGAATACTTCCAAGCTCGTTTTGAGTGGCTTATAAGGGGCTTCGAAGACCCTATGAAGGAAAAAGAAGAAACAAAAACAGAAACAAAAGAAAAAGAAGAAACAAAAACAAAAGAAGAAGCAGCAAGCTGCTCAAGTGATAAAAAAGTTGCAGAAGAAAATCCAATAGCATTTTATGAGCAAAACTTTGGAGTTCTTAAACCATTTGTGGCTGAAGGGATTAATGCGTGGATTGAAGATTTGAATGCACAGCTTGTTATCAAAGCAATGAAAATAGCTTTAGAAAAGAATGCACCTAATATGTCTTATGTACAAGGTATTTTAAGAGATTGGCATGCTAAGGGGTATAAGAGTATTACTGATGTTGAAGCTGCACAAACTCAATTCCGTAAGAAATATCAGTCTCGTGGTGGGAGAAGTAATACTAGAAAAGAAATCGTCCCTGATTGGTTACATACACAAGATACAGAAGTGCAATCTCAGCCTGTAAAGCACGATGAAATGGATTTAGAAGCTGAACGGAAACGTTTAGAACAAGTATTAGCTAAATATAAAAAAGAGGCTTAGGAGGATTGTAATGCCAAAGCAGTTAACAATATTTGATGTTGAGCCTGTAGTAGCATTCGATACTAAGAAAGCACACATTCATCGATTAAATTCTAAAGTTCGTTTTACGGATGTAGTTGTTCAAGTACCAAAGCAAGTAAGAGCTACAGATGAATTAAAACCAACAACAGCGCCAAATGATCAGTATGAATTATTTGAGGAATATACAATTGGAATTTGGAGATTTAAGCGAGTGGAAGATAAGCAGTTCGATTGGGAAGAAGCGGAGGAACTTTGCAAGTCTGCGAGAGATAATAAAGAACCGATTTCAATACGACTTTATTTATCGTTAGAACAATCATTTATTCCCGATAATGTTGTGGAATATCTATAACAAAATAAAAAAGTCGAGATTGCTCCCGACTTGCTTCGACAAAATAATCATAACATACGGGAGTGGTCTTAATGGGAATTATTAAAGAAAATCTTGTAGAAATGAAAGCTGAAATAGATTTGAAAATAAACGGAATATATGTTGTTAAAAATGGTCAGGTCCAACTAATAGAACCACCCCAAGGTGGATTTGGTGAACAATCATTTGTATATCAAAGTGGAAAAGTAATTCGTATGGAAGAACGAAAAACACAGTTATTATAATCGAATTTGAATTTTATAAAAATAAATATTGAGGATAACCCTTATAAATAAGGGCTCCACTCTCAAAAGGATGAGAGTGGAGCCTGTGGATGAAATTACTGAGTTCTTGGGATGGTGAACACCAGCACATAAATAATATCATGAGTATTCAGAAAAAACATTGAGTAAATGTTTACGATTATTCAAATAATAGTAAATTAGTTTGAAACGAACAAAAGCGTTATTTTAATCGAAAAAGAGAATACGAACATGAAATAAGACCGTCCCCTTTATAGGAACGGCTGTACAAATATCATGTGCTGGAGGTTGCTCCAAATGGCATAAGACGTTTTCTCTAAACATTATAGACAAGAATATTTACGATTATACGCAAAAACGGCAGGCAACCGATTAAGTTACCTGCCATGTCCTGAAAAGATACGGAGGAGAGAGCTCCGATTTGAAAGAGTGAAGCCGGTGGGAAGTCGGCTTGCAGGTAGTATGTGTAATATAAAAAGGATTATTCGTAAAGGAGAATGGGAGATGGACAAACAAAAACGCATTGAAATCGTGAATTCACTTATTAAGTATCTTGCAGATTATGAGAGGGAGTTCTTTCGTTACAAGGATAGAACAGCACATTTTAAGCATGATGGTAGAAATCTATGGTTCATTGATCATGGCACGAATGTTCCGATGCGTATGACAAGAAGTTCTTACATGAACAAGAAACAGGAACATAATTTCTCTGGTGGCGGAACAATGTGGGGATTAATCAGAGATTTCACGGACTTTATATTTGGTAATGACAATTCGAACGGTAGAAATGGTTATGGAGGATTGTACTGTACTCATTGGGGTTGGTCAGAAGAAGGAATGGAAAAGATGCGTGAATATGCACGGGAAATCGGATATTTAAAAGCTTCATAAAATAGTTATCTTGTAATCAAAAATAAAATAACCCGCTAGTTATAACGGGTTATTTACACAAGGTATGCAAGAAATTCGAGGTGACTGGACGAGAGTACTCTATGGAATTCCTTGCAATAATAATGTATTCAAAAGGATCAAAAAGGTTAATGGAAATTAAACAAAATCCTTATTTAAATAAAAAGAGCGCTTTTAAAAGCGCTTGATGACCAAGATGTATATTGAAAAAAAGATTCACATCATATTGTATGTATGTTTTTAATGGTGGTGCAATTTTGAAACAAAATAGTTATTTTGGGAAGATGGAAGTTTATGTACTATATAAATTTGAAAATTATGGATAGGGAGAATGATCATAAAAAGAATATTGCATACAAAAATGCAGCATATATAATCCAGCCAAATGTAAGGGTAATGTATTTTAGAATTTTCATAATTAGTCCTTTTAGGTATAGAGTGCACCATGCTGGAGAATTTATTAATTTTTTAACAAAATTCTTATTTTAAAGCTAAAGAGCGCCTTGTAGTGCGCTCCTTATGCCTACTAATTATAAATGTTTATGTTTGATCTTAGATTTCTTGCTTGGAAATAAAATACTCTTAAACAAAGTTTAGATAGACAATACAGCCCATAATTACAATATAAAACAATGCACAAAAGAAGATTAAAATGTATTTTAATGTCTTGTTCATATTAGTACCGTCCTA
This region includes:
- a CDS encoding ImmA/IrrE family metallo-endopeptidase; translated protein: MFQSQPYYNTQLEDYIQHLYQSLSIFVPEQIDMMEIAKKLNILLYFAPFGSHAMERNQIANLVLDNRISQQEQWEDFGHETCHILFHTGNQLLMHQMFLEYQEAKAKNFAQQFCVPTFMLRKLPPLQLKAYIISEKFNVTTQFAEKRLLRYKNQLLASKLQNQISQYCNFQK
- a CDS encoding helix-turn-helix domain-containing protein; amino-acid sequence: MSESTIGYRIKQLREKRKWSQIEFAKKMGINNSVLSRIESGKRPIEDSLISKAADIFNVSSDYLLGRESDSNNRLFVENLFEDQNLGLWFKDIKDASPEKQEELKQFWEFIKQKENKR
- a CDS encoding helix-turn-helix domain-containing protein: MEKLNLDFIQNRRLELQITLLDLAEVLGFKNASTYMKYEKGKYMFKANHLPFIAKVLDCNIEDLFLK
- a CDS encoding helix-turn-helix domain-containing protein — translated: MINFDIESFRQIIREEVQKATEHLQPMKELPPFLTITELMELLHIKRTKASELLNRSDFPVCREAGVLIPTHLFFKWMENHTEWVENNTEYYNPFKESV
- a CDS encoding helix-turn-helix domain-containing protein, whose protein sequence is MSIGKEVAMARKRKGITQEQLSLEIPVSRESLAKYETEQRRLPEDLRKCITEGIDDPQLFFKMWNEATGHVSVPFFNGENIDLHPTSMRYMVNQEINEALKQLDTVCWFKPSQTWSESEKEDLKKVMHEILDATGSMMSLVAVLCDQYGISMKEVFKYWKVSLRARKYIKA
- a CDS encoding DnaD domain-containing protein: MAVYRPVQVSYWQDAFVLDLTPEEKYFYLYLMTNSKTSQSGIYELPLRVIEMDTGYNRETVEKLLERFADYGKIYYNKKTKEIMLLNWLKFNAITNLNIEKCVLKEIQNIKCEDFLIDFYETCLDLEQQQDFKIPRIKEYFQARFEWLIRGFEDPMKEKEETKTETKEKEETKTKEEAASCSSDKKVAEENPIAFYEQNFGVLKPFVAEGINAWIEDLNAQLVIKAMKIALEKNAPNMSYVQGILRDWHAKGYKSITDVEAAQTQFRKKYQSRGGRSNTRKEIVPDWLHTQDTEVQSQPVKHDEMDLEAERKRLEQVLAKYKKEA
- a CDS encoding DUF3954 domain-containing protein, whose product is MGIIKENLVEMKAEIDLKINGIYVVKNGQVQLIEPPQGGFGEQSFVYQSGKVIRMEERKTQLL